A genomic window from Candidatus Caldatribacterium sp. includes:
- a CDS encoding ABC transporter substrate-binding protein has product MRQVLIFVLTMVVAVVLLAPFGNTAEKPNVFKLGVLLPLTGTFAAVAKTQEQGVLLAVDEVNAKGGLSMPWGKVLVEATVMDDEADINVGVRRFRYLKEQGAHAVVGQTWAPVALAINELCKKDPFPYFPVNVAPVDSFKKGTLADCTFAAGYTPWTVGYMAGYAAINILGKKKIFFLGRSDAWGWNIKSGLEAACERYGGTIVGSDEVAVGTSDFTTILEKVKAANPEIFISAQFGGDAIALLKQSYDMGLYDKMTIFNAFITNVVAKGLPPEAREGLYAMHFFYYDLSSFKDQEVAKMAEDYTKRYVEKYGAPPDAYATIAYIATKQLFEAVERAGSFDPKDIQKAIMDSPEFVSVKGPAKWRIDHEPIYKYAGFLVKGKGTGQNEWDLFEVVDALGGEEVYPPLDYLGY; this is encoded by the coding sequence ATGAGGCAAGTGCTTATCTTTGTTTTGACAATGGTTGTAGCTGTAGTATTACTTGCTCCTTTTGGGAACACTGCTGAAAAGCCCAATGTTTTCAAACTTGGAGTGCTACTCCCGCTAACGGGAACGTTTGCAGCTGTGGCTAAGACTCAAGAGCAAGGGGTATTGCTCGCTGTTGACGAAGTTAATGCGAAGGGTGGTTTGAGCATGCCATGGGGGAAGGTCTTAGTAGAGGCAACAGTCATGGATGACGAAGCAGACATCAACGTTGGTGTTCGGAGGTTCAGATACCTTAAAGAGCAGGGTGCACATGCTGTAGTCGGACAGACTTGGGCTCCGGTAGCCTTGGCAATCAATGAGCTGTGTAAAAAGGATCCTTTCCCGTATTTCCCGGTCAACGTGGCGCCAGTGGATTCCTTTAAAAAGGGTACTTTGGCTGATTGCACTTTTGCTGCTGGATATACACCTTGGACAGTTGGTTACATGGCTGGTTATGCTGCAATCAATATTCTCGGAAAGAAAAAAATCTTTTTCCTGGGTCGCTCTGATGCATGGGGTTGGAATATTAAGAGTGGCTTAGAGGCGGCCTGCGAAAGGTATGGTGGAACTATCGTCGGAAGCGACGAAGTTGCTGTTGGCACAAGTGACTTCACAACGATACTGGAAAAGGTGAAAGCTGCGAATCCAGAAATATTCATATCTGCTCAATTTGGTGGGGATGCTATTGCGCTGTTGAAACAAAGTTATGACATGGGTCTCTACGACAAAATGACGATTTTTAACGCTTTTATCACTAACGTTGTAGCTAAGGGACTCCCACCTGAGGCCCGAGAGGGTTTGTACGCCATGCATTTCTTCTATTATGATTTGAGCAGCTTTAAGGACCAAGAGGTTGCTAAAATGGCGGAAGATTACACTAAGCGGTACGTGGAAAAGTATGGTGCTCCTCCCGATGCTTACGCTACCATTGCCTATATAGCTACTAAGCAATTGTTCGAGGCAGTAGAGAGGGCAGGGAGCTTTGATCCTAAAGATATTCAGAAGGCTATCATGGATAGCCCGGAGTTTGTTTCTGTAAAGGGACCAGCAAAGTGGAGAATAGACCATGAGCCGATTTACAAATATGCTGGTTTCCTGGTGAAGGGCAAAGGCACGGGCCAAAATGAGTGGGACCTCTTTGAAGTTGTAGATGCACTTGGGGGCGAGGAAGTGTATCCACCGCTCGATTACTTAGGGTACTGA